The following DNA comes from Halorhabdus tiamatea SARL4B.
CCGTCATCATCTCCGAAGAGGAGATGACGCCCAGCTCGCGATCGACGGCGATCATCACCGGGATCGGGACGTTCCAGCTCCGGATGGCGCTTGCGACCGGGCGATCGTACTCGGCAAATTCCGATCCGTCTGTGTCCGTGTCCGTTACCAACAGGAGGACCAGGACACCGCGTTCGACGGCGTCCTGTAGTGCCTCACGGACCTGCGGAAGAGTCGAATGCGGGATCGAAATGGCCACGCGGTATTCGGCCTCGCTGATGTACTCGTTGATCCGTTTGACAACGGTGACCCGCGATTTGATCACGTCGAAACGCTGTGGCCGGGTTTCAGCCGCCGAAAAGCGTCGTTCGAGGGCCGGTTCGATCTCCTCGAGGCGGTTCGAGAGTATCTCGATGACGTCCTCGGGTCGCTTGGCCCGGATCTTCGTCGGGACGACGTGATCGTTGACCTCGACGAACCCCTGGTCTTCGAGTTCCTCACAGACGCTGTAGACGTAGCGTTTGGAGACGCCCGTCGCGTCGGCGATCGTGCTCGCCTTCGCCTCGCCGTTCTCGAGGACAGCCAGATACGTCTGGATCTCGGTGTCCGACAGTCCGAAGTGCGCGAGTTGTCTCGCCAGCGCTGAATCGTCGCTCTCGGTCATGCGTGTCCCTCGGTGCCGGAGAAGTCTGTCGACTTGCCGTGACTGTCCCGGCCCACCCCACCGGACATCGGGAGATTGAATATGTTCGACACTGACGGTTCCGTCAGTGACCCACCTCGCTGTTCGATCGCCATTGTATGGCACCGTAGGCGGCCCCTTCGGATAAATTGTGTGTATCTTTTCTTCGTATTTCACACGCGTTCGCGCGCGCACGAGTCATTTAAGTACCTTCGGGCGGTACCCTACAGCAGGCTTTTATGAGTGACGACAACGACTATGGGGCCGGCCAGATTCAGGTCCTGGAGGGCCTACAGGCCGTCAGGAAACGGCCGGCGATGTACATCGGTTCTACCGACACCAGGGGATTGCATCACCTCGTCTACGAGGTGGTCGACAACGCCATCGACGAGGCGCTCGCGGGACACTGTGACACGATCGCTGTCACCATGCACGACGACGGGTCCGTCTCGGTAGTAGACGACGGGCGCGGCATTCCGATCGACACCCACGAAGAATACGACCGGCCGGCCGTCGAGGTCATCATGACCGTCCTGCACGCCGGCGGGAAGTTCGACAACAAGTCATATCAGGTCTCGGGTGGCCTCCACGGCGTCGGCGTCTCGGTCGTCAACGCGCTCTCAGCGAAACTCGAAGTCGAAGTTCGCCGGGAGGGCAGCGTCTGGAAGCAGACGTTCGATCACGGCGCGCCCGCAGACGACCTCACGGAGATCGAGGCGCTCGAAGATTCGTCGGAGACGGGCACGTCGATTCGATTCTGGCCCGACGGCGACATCTTCGAGACGACAGATTTCCAGTTTTCGACGCTCGAAAACCGCCTTCGGGAACTCGCCTTTCTCAATTCCGGCGTCGAGATCACACTCGCAGACGAGCGAGACCAGCGCCGGGAAACCTTCCAGTACGACGGCGGGATTCGGGAGTTCGTCGAGTACTTAAACGAGACGAAAGACCCCCTGCACGACGGGGTCATCTACTTCGAAGACGAGAGCGAGGGCGTCCAGGTCGAGGTCGCCCTCCAGGCGACCACCGAGTTGCAGGGCTCGATTCATGCCTTCGCGAACAACATCAACACCCGCGAGGGCGGGACACACCTAACCGGGTTCAAAACGGCCTTGACTCGGGTCGTCAACGACTACGCCACCGACAACGACCTCCTCTCGGACATCGAGGAGACGCTCAAGGGCGAGGACATCCGCGAGGGGATGACGGCGGTCATCTCGGTCAAGCACCCTGACCCGCAGTTCGAAGGCCAGACCAAGACCAAACTCGGCAACAGCGAGGTCCGGGGCGTCGTCGAGAGCGCGATGCACCAGAATTTGGGGACGTACTTCGAGGAGCACCCGGACGTCGCGGGGGCGATCGTCCGGAAGGCTGTCGAGGCCGCCAAGGCCCGCAAGGCCGCCCAGAAGGCCGAGGAGCTCACCCGTCGAAAGAGCGCCCTCGAGTCGACAGCGCTGCCCGGGAAGCTGGCGGACTGCCAGACGAAAGAACCCAGCGAGGCCGAGCTGTTTATCGCCGAGGGGGACAGCGCCGGCGGCAGTGCCAAGCAGGCGAGAAATCCGGAATTTCAGGCTGTCCTGCCGATCCGCGGGAAGATCCTCAACGTCGAGAAACACCGCCTCGACCGGATCTTAGAGAACGACCAGATCCGCAACATCATCACCGCGCTGGGGACCGGCGTCGGCGACGAGTTCGATATCGACGAGCTCCGCTACGAGAAGATCATCTTCGCGACTGACGCCGACGTCGACGGGGCACACATCCGGACGCTGTTGCTCACGTTCTTCTATCGGCACATGCGACCGCTACTGGAGAACGGGCACATCTACGCCGCCCGCCCGCCGCTGTATCGGATCCGGTATCGCGGCGAGACCTACGACGCGATGACCGACGCCGAGCGCGACGAGATCATCGAGGAGAAGTGCGACGGCAACCCCACCCAGATCCAGCGGTTCAAGGGCCTGGGCGAGATGAATCCCAAGCAACTCTGGGACACGACCATGAATCCCGAGAACCGCTTTTTGAAGCAGATCACGATCGACGACGCCGCGGCCGCCGACAAGATGTTCTCGGTGCTGATGGGCGACGCCGTCGAACCGCGCAAGCAGTTCATCAAGGAGAATTCGCCGGAAGCTAACTGGGTCGATATATGAGTTCGGATCTACCCGACAGCCCGGAGGTGTCCGCCGACGCCGCGCGCGTCGAGCACGTCCGGGTCGAAGACGAGATGGAGCAGAGTTACATCGACTACGCGATGAGTGTCATCGCCGGGCGCGCCCTCCCGGACGTTCGTGACGGCCTCAAGCCCGTCCACCGGCGCATCCTCTATGCGATGCACGAGATGGGTGTCTCGAGTGGCTCCTCTCATCGCAAGTCCTCCTCGATCGTCGGGGAGACGATGGGTGATTACCACCCCCACGGCGACAGCGCGATCTACGACACGCTCGTGCGGATGGCCCAGGACTTCTCGATGCGGTATCCACTGGTCGACGGCCAGGGGAACTTCGGGTCGATGGACGGCGATCCGGCGGCGGCGATGCGCTACACGGAGGCCCGGATGGCCCCCGTCGCCGAGGAGTTGCTCGAGGACTTAGAGAAGGACACCGTCGACTTCGGGGCCAACTACGACGACCGACTCGAAGAACCCGAGGTTCTGCCCGCTGCCTTCCCGAACCTGCTGGTGAACGGGTCTTCGGGGATCGCCGTCGGGATGAGTACGAACATCCCGCCGCACAACCTCGGCGAGGTCATCGACGCAACCGTCCACCTGATCGACAACCCCGACGCCGAGGTGACCGATCTCATGGAGTACGTCAAGGGGCCGGACTTCCCGACCGGCGCAAACATCGTCGGGAAGAACGCGATCCACTCCGCCTACGCCACGGGCCGTGGTCGGCTCACCGTCCGCGCCGACTACGAGATCGACGAGATGGAATCAGGGCGACCCCGGATCGTGATCACGGAGATCCCCTTCCAGGAGAACAAGGCCCGTATGGTCGAGCGGATCGCCGACGACGTCAACGAAGGGATCATCGAGGGCGTCTCGGACCTCCGGGACGAGTCCGACCGGGACGGCGTCCGGATCGTCATCGAGTGCAAACGTGGTGCGAACGTCGACGTCGTCGAGAACCAGTTGCTCGATCACCACCTCGAATCGACCTTCGGCGTCATCAACCTCGCCTTGGTCGACGGCGAACCCCGCGTGCTCACCCTGAAAGAGACTCTCGAGGAGTACGTCGCCCACCGCAAAGAGGTCGTTCGCCGGCGCTCGGAGTACGATCTCGCCGAGGCCGAAGATCGCGCACACATTCTGGAAGGGCGTCTGAGAGCCCTGGAGAACGTCGACGATGTCGTCGATTTGATTCAAGATTCCGCGGACCGCGACGAAGCAAAGGCCGCTCTCGAAGAGTCGTTCGACTTCTCGACCGAGCAGGCCCAACATATCGTTCGAATGCAACTGGGCAGCCTCACGTCGATGGAAGCCGCCGAGATCGAAGACGAGTACGAGGACGTCCAGGCCGAGATCGAACGCCTAGAGACGATCCTCGACGACGAGAGCGAGTTGCTCGGCGTCATCAAGGACGAACTCCGGGCCATCAAAGAGGAGTACGACGACGACCGCCGGACGAGCATCGTCGAGGACGACGGCACGGTCACTCGCGAGGACCTCATCCCGGAGGAGGAGTGTCTCGTCGTCGTCACCGAGGACGACTACATCAAGCGGATGCCCGCCGACCGCTTCGACGCCCAGCACCGCGGCGGCAAGGGCATCATCGGGGCGGATCCCAAGGAAGGCGATCGCGTCTCGACGGTCTTCCGGGCGAACACCCACGACTATCTGCTCGCCTTCACGAACCACGGCCAGGTTTACCGGCTCAAGACCTACGAGATCCCGGAGATGTCCCGGACCGCTCGCGGGAAATCCGCCGTCAACCTCATCGACTTCGACGACGGCGAGGAGATCACGGCCGTCGTCAACACCGACGAGTTCGACGACGACGAGTACGTCACGATGGCGACCCGCGACGGGTACGTCAAACGGACGTGTTCGTCGGCGTTCGAGAACGTCCTCTCGACGGGGATCATCGCCGCGAAACTCGAAGACGGCGACGAACTCGTCGACGCCGTCGTGACCGACGGCGACAGCGACCTCGTGATCGCCACCGAGGACGGCATGACGATCCGCTTCGACGAGAGCGAGGTCCGCGAGATGGGCCGGACCGCCCGGGGCGTCCGGGGGATCGACCTGCAGGACGGCGACAGTGTGGCAGGGATCGTCGCGACCGACGAGCACGACGACCGGGCACTCCTGACGGTCACCGAGCGAGGGTACGGCAAGCGAACGCCCCTCTCGGAGTATCGCACCCAATCCCGGTACGGGAAGGGGCTCATCGACATCAAGACCGGTGATCGCAACGGGTCGGTCACGGCCGCCAACACCGTCGCCGACGACGATCACGTCATCGTGATGAGTGCCGCCGGCCAGATCATGCGGTGTCCGGTCGAAGACGTCTCGACGGTCGGCCGCAACACGATGGGCGTCACGATCATGGACGTTGCTGTGGATGACACCGTCGCCAGTGTCGACGTGATCCCCGGGACAGTGATCGAGGACTCGTAGCGACCGTCCAGTGAGCTGGATCAGAACAGGGGCGGATTGTACTCGTCCGGAACGACGGCTCGCCTGACGTTGGTGCCGACGGCGCACCCGAGCATCGCGAGCAGCGCGCTCGCCGGGATCAAAACGAGGGAGAACAGCACCAGAAAGGTCATCGACGTTTCCGTGCTTAATTCTCTCACGGACGAGTTTTCGGACGTAGATTCGTTTGGGCCAGATTCTTCCAGGCCCGGGTCACCCGTGTCCATCCCTGGGCTTTCCTCGGAGAAATCCACCACGCCGACGTTTTCTGGCCCCCATTGCAACGTCCAGAAGCCACCCGCCATTACCAACAGACCCGCACTGACAAGCAGGATCGCTCCGATCACACCGACACGGAACCCAATGGCAGTCGTCCCTTTCCAGTGCTTCCCATAGACGAACCCGGCGACCAGTCCGCCGATCCCTCCGGACGCGAAGAGCAACCCCAGGATGTCGATGACGATACTGGCAAACCCGATCACCAACACGACGGCAATGCCAACGATGACTGGTCGCCAGTTGTCCGTGAGAACAGTGGTGCGAAGCGACTGGAGAAATGTCTGCAAACACATATAAGTGCCTATTGACGTCCTTATGATAAAAACGTTCTGAAGCGTTACCGTTTGAACTATACGGATCGACTCGCAACCGCCACAATGATGAGTTCCATCAGACGGCTGGTTCTCGATCTGCTGAAACCCAACGAGATAGAGAACGTCGAGTTCGCACGGACGCTCGCCGGCCTCGACGGCGTCGACGGGACGAACGTCTCGTTGCTCGAGTCCGATAAGGATGTCCAGAATCTCAAGATCACGATCGAGGGTGAGAACATCGACAGTGACGTCGTCACGACGGCGGTCGAGGATCTCGGTGGGACGGTCCACTCGGTCGACGAAGTCGTCTGTGGCGATCGCATGGTCGAGGAAAGCTCGACCCATCAGGACTGACCCGTGTCGTCGAAACTGGCCGATCTTCGGGAAACCCTCGAAGACGAGTCGGTCCGGTCGATCTCCCGTCGGTATTTCATTTCAAACGGGTTCGACGGAACACTGACAGCGATCGGTATCATCGTCGGGTCGTTCCTCGGCGGGAGCCAATCGAGCATGGAGATCGTGCGGGTCGTCGTCGGCGGGACCGTCGGGCTGGCCGCCTCCGGCGTCTGGAGCGTCTGGGAGATCGAACGCGCCGAGAAACTCGCCGAGCTCAAGCGCGTCGAGGAGAAGATGCTCACTGGGCTGGAGGGAACGGAGCTACACGACCGGAAAGGAGACGCCCGGAAGGTCAACGCCGTGATGAGCGGACTCGGCCCGACGATCGGGATGCTGCTTCCGATCGTCCCCTATTTCTTCGTCGGAGTGGCGCTGTCGATGTTCTGGGCGACAGTCATCGGTGTCCTGATCGGCGTCGGCCTCCTGTTCGTCTTCGGCGCGTACATGGGCAACCTCTCGGATCAGAACTGGGTGATTGCCGGCCTCAGAACTGGCGTCGTCGGGCTCGTCGTCGGCGGAATCAACATCGTCCTGCCCGGGTGATCTCACACCGGTAGTCCTGTCCCAACAACACGGTCGCTTCTCATTTTTGACGACTGAATCAGCGTGATCGGTCTGAGGAGTCTACCCCGAAAACTCGTAGAGGTCGTCGCCGACGTGATGGATCGTGTCTACCACCTTGCCCTCGTCGCCGAGCATCTCGGTGCCGGCGATGCGTGCGCGCCCGACAGCCAGGATCTTGCCGTGGGTCTCCTCGCTGATGACCACGAGATCGCCGCTTTCGATCGACTCGTCGGCGTCGACGATGCCAGGACGCATCACGTCTGCCCCGTCGGAGACGAACGAGATCGCCCCGGAATCGACTGTGACGACGTTCTCGGCGGGTGGGTACTCGTTCGCGCCCCGGACGGTGAGAAACGGATCGTCCGTCGCGTCCGGCGATTCGTCGTCTGAGACGTAGAAGACTGCGGGTTCGCCTTCGACGAGGACGACCTCCCAGTCACTGTCCTCGAAGCTGACCTTCTCGTAGGTGTCCGCGTCGAGTTCGACGCCCAGCCCCTCGGCGAGTGCGTCTTCGATCTCGCTGATCGCGTCGGCCCGGAGGTGGTGGCGGGATTTGACGTTCATATGGAATCGCTTGTCGCGTGTCGGGATAAATCGATTGTTTGTCGAAACGCCTACCTATCGGGTCCCCGTAGCGAGGAGCATGACCGCCCAGCAGGACGACGAGCAGGCCGCCGCGGGCACCCCCGAGGGGCAAGGCCCCGTCGAGATCGACGAGGAACTCGCCCGCCATCTCGAGAACAAACGCGAGGAACTCTTCGAGAAGTTCGAGATTCCGGACGGATTCCCGCCCGAAGTCTTAGAAGAGGCCGAGGAAGCGACGACGGACTACAGGGAGGATATCGCCGACGCCATCGACGAGCGCCGGGACCTCCGGGAGATGACGACCTGGACGACCGACCCGATCGACGCCCAGGACTTCGACGACGCGATCTCGATCGAGCACCGCGAGGACGAGATCGTGCTGTGGGTCCACATCGCCGACGTGACTCACTACGTGAACCCGGAGACTGCGATGTGGGACTCGGCCGTCGAGCGGGCGAACACCGTCTATCTACCGGGCTACACCGTCCACATGTTGCCGCCGATTCTCGCCGAGACGGTCTGCTCGCTGGTCCCCAACGAGGACCGTCTCGCTCACACCGTCGAGATGCACCTCGATCCCGAAAATCTGGGGTACGAAAACATCGAGATCTACAAGTCCGTCATCCGAAGCGACGCGCGACTCACCTACACCGAGGCCGAGCGCCTGCTCGAGGAACCCGAGACGGCCGAAGACGTCCTCGAGGACCAGTCGGTCGACCTCGCCGAGAAGACCCAGCAAGTGTGGGAACTGGCCGATCGGATGCACGAGCAACGCAAGGCAGACGGCTCGCTCGTGTTGAATCCCCGGCGCGATCGCGCGCACACGATCATCGAGGAGTGTATGCTCAAGGCCAACAAGGCCGTCACGCACGTCCTGATGTGGGATCGGGGCGTCGAGGCGATGTACCGCGTTCACCCCCAGCCGTCCCCGGAGGAGTGGAACGAGGCCCTCCAGGAGATCCAGGACCTCGATGGCGTCTCGATCCCGGGCGGTGCCTGGGACGACCCGAGACAGGCCGTCAACGCAACGCTCGAGGACGCGCCCAAGCGCCAACTCGACAAGATTCAGTGGGCCGTGATGAAGGTGATGCCGCGCGCGAAGTACATGAACGACCCCTTCGGTGGCCACCACGCGCTCAACTTCGAGATTTACGGCCACTTCACGTCGCCGATCCGGCGACTCTCAGACCTCATCAACCACTGGATCGTCCACACTAACGACGTCCCCGAGGACCTCCTCAAGCTGTGTGATCGTGCCAGCGACAAACAGAAAGACGCCGAGCAGTGCGAACGCGAGTACAAGCAGTTCTTAGAGGAGGTCGGTCTCGACCCGGCGGCTGTCAACAACCGCGGGATCGAGGTCATCGACTCAGACGGCCCCGATCGCACTGAGTGACTGTTTGGCGAGCGTTCGGTAACGGGATGGTCCCTCGTCGAAGGACCATCCGGCTCTGAGAAGCGACACTCTCGTTGCCGATTCGCTGTTCGACGAATGTCCCCGACAGGTGACCCGAAGTAGTTGGGTATGGTACTTACCCAGTCGACGGTTGTATTTTAAAACAGTGAGACCGTTCGTTCACGTTGCAGGTGTCGTCAACATTACAAGCACGCCATTCCTGCCGTGTTGAATAGCGACCTAATCGGCTTATATCACGGAGTAAAAGGGCGAAGCCGAGGAAATCGATTCTGTCCATGGAAGTCGATATCCTCGACTTCGTTGAACAGTGTCGGCACCTAGTCAAACAAGCGTTGGGGAAGCACGCGGGCGAGCCCGCCAGCGGCGGGTTCGCCCGCTGGAAGCACGTTGTTCTGCACTGTTTTCGGCTCGAAGAAGACCATAGCTACCGCGAAACGCCGAATCGGCTGGAATACATGGCTGAGATTCGTGACGTACTCGACTTAGATCGAGACGACCTCCCAGACTACAGCACGATTTACAAGTCGTTCGATCGGCTGAAAATGTGGGTGTGGCGGGCGCTGCTGCGCGTTTCAGCGCAGCAGCACCCGCAGTCTGGACATGCAGCACTTGACAGCACGTTCTTCGACCGCCGCTCAGCTTCGTCGTACTACCGCCAGCGGTCGGGAAGTAACGTACAGACACTGAAAGTGACGACACTAACCGATACGGAGTCACTTGCCGTTCTCGATGTGCAGTGTCACGCCCAATGGAGGCATGATACGAAGACTGGTCCGCAGATCGTCCGCCGGAACGCGGACGATCTGCATACTGTCGCCGCCGATAACGGGTTCCAAGACTGGCACACCGAATACGAGATTACTGCACTGGATCTCGACTATCTCGTTCACTATCGCGGTTCGTCGCTGATGGCAACCGCGAACAACGCGCTCATCCGGTCAAAAGGCTACTCTCAGCGCTGGATGGCAGAAACATCCTACTCGACAACAAAGCGCTCGCTCGGCGATGCCGTGCGAGCGCTTGGCTGGTATCGACAGTTCCGGGAAATCGTCCTGATGTTCGCCATTACGAACATAGAATCGCTTTGTGAGCCACTCTAACTATGGTTCAGAATCTATTCAACAGAGCAGCCATTCCAAACCTGGGGTAATACATTGTTGCTATGACACGCCGATCCGTCAAAACGAGCAAGGAGATTCACCGGCGGACCGGGAAGACGTTTTACGTCGCCACCCGATTGCTCCCCGAGCGAATCCGCGAAGCGACCTACGCACTGTATGCGTTTTTCCGGATCGCCGACGATGTCGTCGACCGGCCGGACCCACCGGACGACCAGACGCAGCGACAGCATCTCGAAGCGATCCGGGACGCGGCGAAGGGGAAGAGCCCTCCCGAGGGCGTCCTCTCAGAGACGGACCGCGAGGTCCTCTCGACGTTCCGGTCGCTGTCCGAGGGGGCCGACATCGACCCAGCGGAGGTCGACGTCTTCATCGACGCGATGGCCCAGGACATCGAACGGTCGCGCTACGAGTCCTATGATGAGCTACGGGGGTACATGCGCGGGTCCGCGGCCGCCGTCGGGAACATGATGCTGTCGGTCATGGACGTCCCCGAGCGCGACCAGGCGAAACCCCACGCCAGGTCACTCGCCGAGGCCTTCCAGTTGACGAATTTCGTCCGTGACGTCCGCGAGGACATCTGTGAGTACGACCGCGTCTACCTGCCCGAAGAGACGCTGGACCGCTACGGCGTGACCGAGGAACAACTCCGGCAGGGTGAGATGACCGACGATGTCGCTGCAGTCGTCCGAACTGAACTCCACCGGACTGAATCGCTGTATCGCCACGGGGTCGCGGGCATCCGGTATCTTCCCGAGGACTGTCAGTTCGCCGTCTTGCTCTCGGCCGTGTTGTACGCCGACCACCACCGGAAGATCCGCCAGCTCGGGTACGACGTCCTTCATGGAGACGCGTCGCTTTCGATGACCCGGCGGCTGTGGCTGGTGGCTCGGACCTGGTATCACTGGCGACGAACGCACGAACCCGAGGCGACGTTCTACGCGGCGAGTGCGATCCCGGAGAACGGACCGACGACCAGTCATCCGGATCCACAACTGCGGCCGGAACACGCGATCTGAGCACGGGGGAACGAACGCTGTGTGACTGTCCCCTGCTCGCTCACTCGATCGTGTCTGACGTAAAACCTATACCCGTCCCGACCACCGGGATAGATATGGGACTGATGAGCAAAATTCTGGGGGGCACAGGTGCCTCTCGCCGGACGGACGATTACGTCGAACTCGACGCCGGCGACGCCGAAACGGCCGCTCCCAAGGCTGATACGGAAGTACGGATCGCACGGATCGGTGACAAACAGGACGTCATCGAGATCAAAGACGCCGTCTACGACGGCGACATCGTCCTCGCGGATATCACCCGCCACACGACCCAGGACCGGACGATGGAACACATCACCGACGAACTCAAACAGGTCGCAAACGAGGTCGGCGGCGACATCGTCCAGAAAGACGACGATCAACTCATCATCACGCCTTCGGGCGTGGCCGTCAACCGCGAACGACTCGGGCGGTAGTCGCCGTTTTCAGACTGAGTCGGGTTTGTCCGCGTCGTCTTCGACCGACCGTTTCATCGAATCGCGCCGCGCCTTGGCGTCCCGGCCTGTCGCCATCTCCAGAAAGTCGTTTTTGACGGTGACAGCGTCTTCGGCAGCCTCAACGTGGCCCTCCGCGATGACGTCTTCGGCGGGTCGCTCCTCGATGTCGAGGGCGAGTTTGTCTTTCTTGCTCCCGTAGGGCACTCGTCCGACGGTGACGCGGTCGAAAACCGGGTTATCGGGGTCTTCGACGACCAGAAGGTCCGTATCGTTGTACGATTCCGTTCCCGAAATCGGGCCGAAATACTCCTCGACTGTGTCTTCCATGTCCGCAATTCTGTCTTCGAGATACTCGCCGCGTCGCATCTTGTACTCTCGCATAGGGGGAGATT
Coding sequences within:
- a CDS encoding DUF5611 family protein yields the protein MREYKMRRGEYLEDRIADMEDTVEEYFGPISGTESYNDTDLLVVEDPDNPVFDRVTVGRVPYGSKKDKLALDIEERPAEDVIAEGHVEAAEDAVTVKNDFLEMATGRDAKARRDSMKRSVEDDADKPDSV